ATCAGCACCGAGGTCACTTTCTCCTCGCGCAGTACCCAGGCCAGCGCCATCTGCGAGAGCTTCTGCCCACGAGATTCGGCCAGCGCATTCAGTTGACGAACTTTCTCCAGTTTGTCATCAGTGAGCTGATCCGGTTGTAGAAAACGGCTGCCGCTGGCGGCGCGCGAGTCCGCTGGGATCCCATGTAGATAACGGTTGGTCAACTGACCGCCCGCCAGTGGTGAAAACGCTATACTACCCACCCCGGCAGTTTGCAGGAAATCCAGAAGCCCATCTTCAACCCAGCGTTCAAACATCGAATATTTGGGTTGATGAATCAGGCACGGCGTGCCGAGATCGTTGAGGATGTTGACGGCTTCCTGGGCTTGTTCGAGCGGGTAGTTAGATAACCCGATGTACAGGGCTTTACCCTGGCGAACGATATGATCCAGCGCGCGCATCGTTTCCTGAAGCGGTGTCTCGGGATCAGGGCGATGATGGTAGAAAATATCGACATATTCCAGCCCCATTCGCTTCAGGCTTTGATCGAGGCTGGCAACCAGATACTTGCGTGAGCCCCAATCGCCATAAGGCCCGTCCCACATGGTGTAGCCGGCTTTACTGGAGATGATCAGTTCGTCACGATAAGGCAAGAAATCTTCCCTCAGGATCCGGCCGAAATTGCTCTCCGCCGAACCCGGAGGCGGCCCGTAGTTGTTCGCTAAATCGAAATGAGTAATGCCGAGATCGAATGCATGGCGCAGAAGCTGACGGCTGTTTTCCACCAAAGTTTCATCGCCAAAATTGTGCCAAAGTCCAAGAGATATAGCCGGTAGCTTCAATCCGCTATGGCCGCAACGGCGGTATTCCATCGTCTGATATCGCGTCGCATTTGCCTGGTAAACCATACTTCCTCCGCAGATAAAACAGGGTGTGTATACGTTTACACTAAAGAATGTTTGCCGCTGAGTACACTCCCTAAACACGTAAATTTTGCTTTCCACCACATTTGTGGTGCGGAATCTGGACAGTGCATCTGTG
This Klebsiella sp. RHBSTW-00484 DNA region includes the following protein-coding sequences:
- the mgrA gene encoding L-glyceraldehyde 3-phosphate reductase, which codes for MVYQANATRYQTMEYRRCGHSGLKLPAISLGLWHNFGDETLVENSRQLLRHAFDLGITHFDLANNYGPPPGSAESNFGRILREDFLPYRDELIISSKAGYTMWDGPYGDWGSRKYLVASLDQSLKRMGLEYVDIFYHHRPDPETPLQETMRALDHIVRQGKALYIGLSNYPLEQAQEAVNILNDLGTPCLIHQPKYSMFERWVEDGLLDFLQTAGVGSIAFSPLAGGQLTNRYLHGIPADSRAASGSRFLQPDQLTDDKLEKVRQLNALAESRGQKLSQMALAWVLREEKVTSVLIGASKTSQLDDAVGMLGNRHFSTEENAVIDAILAV